The window TAATTTCTTTGATTCATCACCTGTCATTTAGCTGATAGAGTAAAAAGGAGCTATTAAATCAGTTCAGTAGAACAGCTGTTCCATTAAGTGAATATGACCTAATTTTAAATGGATATATTCTATGATATCTTCAAAAAATATGGGAATTGGATTAAATTTCGGTTAAATTTATTTTGACACTTAATAATTGACCCGAAGCGTACAATGTCGATTAGATGGATACATTTATTTTTGGTAATATTGGCTTTCTCCTGTCAGCCCAGTTTGCCGGAGCCTATAGCTCAGGAAATGGAAAAACTTCCGGAGCAGGTGGATTTTAATATCCATGTGAAGCCCATTTTATCTGACAATTGCTTTTCATGCCATGGTCCCGATGAGGCAGCAAGGGAAGCAGGAATGAGACTAGACCTTCCTAAGGCTGCTTATACAGCCACAAAGGAAAGTGGTAAAATTCCTATTAGTCCCGGGAAATTGAAGCAAAGTGAAGTTTTTCACCGGATCATCTCAGAAGATCCCAATTTCCAAATGCCTACCCCTGAGTCTCACTTAACTTTAACCAATAGACAAAAAGCCATCCTTATAAAATGGATCCAATCAGGGGCTGCATATCGCCCCCATTGGGCATTCATTACGCCGGAACTACCGAAAATTCCGGCCCCAAAGATCCAAAATTGGTCCATGAAACCCATTGACCTCTTTGTGGGTCAGCAACTTTTTGAACATGGATTTGAACCCAGTCCCCCTGCTTCCAAAGAATTACTTTTGAGAAGGTTAAGTTTAGATATAACCGGGTTGCCTCCATCTCTGGAAGAATTAGATGCCTTTCTGGCAGACAGTTCGGAAAATGCCTATGAAAAACAAGTAGACCGTTTGTTAAAGTCAGCCCATTATGGAGAGCAGATGGCCTTGTACTGGATGGATCTTGCCAGGTTTGCCGATACCCATGGCTATACCGTAGATAGATTTCGAGACATGTCCCCCTGGCGCGATTGGGTGATAGATGCTTACAATCAAAACATGCCTTATGATCAGTTTATCACTGAGCAGTTGGCAGGTGATCAATTGCCAAATCCTACAAAAAATCAAAAGTTGGCCACTGCTTTTAATCGCATTCATCCTCAAAATATGGAGGGCGGGATTGTTCAGGAGGAGTTCAGGGTAGAATACGTCGCAGACAGAACAAATACCCTAGGCAAAGCTTTTATGGCCCTAAGTCTAGAATGTGCAAGGTGTCATGACCACAAGTTTGACCCCATAAGCCAAAAGGAATACTTCCAGCTTAGCAGTTTTTTCAATCAAGTGGATGAAGCAGGACAGATTTCCTGGGACAATGCAATGCCTGTACCCACCATGCTTTGGACAGATGAACAAAAAGGCAACTTGCTAAAGATGTTAAAGGCTGATATTAGCCAGGCAGAAAAGGCCTTGTCCGCTATAAAAATTGAAGAGCTGGCCAAATTTGAAGCTTGGATCAATAATGAATCCTATAGAAATACTCGCTTTTTCAATCCATCTCAATCCTTACTTTCTCATTTTGATTTTGACAAAACTCCTTTGCAAGATAACATGAACTCCAAGGTTCAGGGAATTATGGAAAGCAACGGAGAAAAAAGCAAACAGCCCGAATTGGTAGAAGGGTATAAAGGTAAAGCAGCTTCTTTAAACGGCGATTCATGGTTGAAGATGGGGGGAGTGGGTAGTTTTTCAAAAGACCAACCCTTCAGCGTTGGTATATGGGTGAATATCCCCTCGGACTTAGAAAATGGAGTGATTTTCCATACCGGAAATGGAGCGGTATTGTTCAATAGACGTGGTTATCACCTGTATTTGAAGGACAACAAATTGGAAATGATTCTTGCGCACACGGCCCCATACAATGTGATAAGTAATTTGACGATTGAAGGGATCCCAAGAGATCAGTGGGTTCATTTGCTGATGACCTATGATGGCTCCTCTAAGGCAGCTGGAATAAAGACCTATGCCAATGGAAAATTGATGCCTGCTGAAATGTCCAGGGACAACTTGTACAAAGACATTCTGTTTAATGGAAATAACCAGGCAGGAATTCAAGTGGGAGCAGTATGGAGAGGAAGAGGGCTAAAAGGTGCTGCTGTGGATGAGCTTCAAATATTCAATAAGGAATTAACTCCTTTAGAAATTCTAGATTGGTTACAACCTGAAGAATTTGCTCAGCTGATCAGTAAAAATCCCACCGAATTAAGTGCAGCAGACAAAAAAGCATTTGAAGCTTTCTATTGGCACAATGTATCAAAAAAGTATCAATATCAATTGAAGGTAGTAGAAAAAGCCAGAAGCGAACATACTGCTGAGGTTGAGCCAGTGCAAGAAGTAATGGTAATGGAGGACATGGATCCGCCGAGACCCACTTATATTTTGGAGCGAGGAGAATATGCTGCCCATGGTGAGAAAGTGGATGCCGGCACACCTGAGTCCATTCTGCCCATGCCGGAAGATTATCCAAAAAACCGGCTAGGCCTGGCCCAGTGGTTGGCAGATCCAAAACATCCACTGACTGCAAGAGTGGCAGTAAACCGCCTTTGGCAGCAATTCTTTGGCAAAGGCTTGGTCGCAACCTCTTCAGATTTTGGGAATCAGGGAGAAATGCCCAGTCATCCGGAATTATTAGATTGGTTGGCAGTAACCTTCAGGACCTCCGGTTGGGATGTAAAAAAATTGCAGAAAATGATATTGATGTCTGCCACTTATAGACAGTCCTCTCTGGCCGGAAAAGATTTACAGGAAAAGGATCCAGACAATACTTGGTTGGCCAGAGGCCCTTCAGGAAGGATGGCAGGGGAAATGATCAGAGACAATGCGCTTTTTGCAAGCAGTATGCTGGGGAAAACAATAGGAGGGCCAAGTGTCAAACCATACCAACCCGAAGGATTATGGTCTGTAAATGGTGGACAATATGTAGAAGATACCGGTGAAAATCTGTTCAGGAGAAGTTTATATACCTTATGGAAGCGTTCTGTACCTAATCCCACCTTGCATATATTTGATGCGCCGGAAAGATCAGAAGCGACTATTAAAAGACAGGAAACGAACACCCCCCTTCAAGCTTTGGTGCTAATGAACGATCCAATTTATGTGGAAATTGCAAAAGTGATGGGCATGCAGATAGCTTCTGAACAGGACACCGGCAAGGCCATTCAAAATGCTTTTCGAAAGCTTACAGGAAGGTTTCCCAAAGATGCAGAACTGGCTGTTTTATTACGTTTAAAGGAAGCGGAACTAGAAAAATTTAAAAAATCTCCTGAAAAAATGGCCGGTTGGCTTAACACCGGAGCTTATCTGGTTAAAGAAAACCCTGACCAGTATGAGTGGGCGGCCAATACAGTAGTAGCTAGTGCCATACTCAACGCTGACGCTACCATCACCAAAAGATAATTGATTATGTGCAATCACCATAAAAAACATTGGTTTCGTGCTTATCCGGACCTTCATGAGCTGGAGAAAAAGATAGACCGAAGGCATTTTCTTACCAAAACAGCCATGGGTATGGGTGGACTCGCATTGGCTTCTTTGTTTTCTAATGATGGGCTTATGGCCAAAGGAATGGAGACCATGCTGGGATCAGGATTGCCGGGACTTCCACATCATGCGCCTAAAGCCAAGCGAATTATTTATCTTTTTCAAAGTGGAGGACCTTCACAGTTGGATCTTTTTGATTATAAGCCAGGCCTAAGTGATAGGCATGGACAAGACCTTCCGGAGTCCATCCGTGGAGGTCAGCGCCTAACCGGTATGAGTGCCAATCAAAGCATTTTTCCTGTAGCCCAATCCAGTTTTAAGTTTCAGCAGTATGGGAAGAGTCGGACATGGGTGAGTGAACTGATGCCACATATGGCCGAAGTGGTCGATGAGCTTTGTTTTATTAAATCCATGATTACAGAACAGATTAATCATGATCCGGCCATTACATTTATGCAAACCGGACACCAATTGCCGGGAAGGCCTTCGATGGGAGCTTGGCTATCCTATGGTCTAGGATCTGAAAATCAAAACTTGCCGGGTTTTGTCGTCCTTGTGTCCAAAGATGCAGTGAGGGATCAGCCCTTGTATGCAAGACTTTGGGGCAATGGGTTTTTGCCTTCCCAGCATCAAGGGGTTCAATTCAGGTCAGGAAAAGACCCTGTGCTCTTCTTGAGCAACCCGGAGAACTATGACGGACATGATCGAAAGGAAATGTTGGATTACCTTAAGGACTTGAATGGCATCCAGTATGATACCTATGGGGATCCTGAGATAAATGCAAGAATTGCCCAATACGAAATGGCTTTCCGCATGCAAACCTCAGTGCCTGAAGTATCGGATATGTCTGATGAACCTGATTGGGTTTTTGATTTGTACGGTGAGTCAAGTAGGGATCCCGGGACCTATGCAGCCAATTGTCTTTTGGCCAGGAAGCTAATAGAAAAGGATGTGAAGTTTGTACAGCTTTACCATCAGGGATGGGACCAGCATGGCAACTTACCCAATGGTATAAAAAATCAATGTGCCAAAACGGATCAGGCAAGTGCGGCATTGATTAAGGATCTTAAGCAAAGAGGATTGCTTGAAGATACATTGGTAGTTTGGGGAGGAGAGTTTGGAAGAACGGTATACAGTCAGGGAACATTAACGGCTGATAATTATGGCAGGGATCACCACCCCCGGTGCTTTACCATGTGGATGGCAGGGGCAGGAGTGAAGCCGGGCTTTACCTATGGTGAAACAGATGATTTTGGATACAATGTCACCAAAGATCCGGTACATGTGCATGATTTTCATGCCAGCTTGATGCACCTTTTTGGTGTCGATCATGAAAAATTGATTTTCAAGCATCAAGGAAGAAGGTACCGGCTTACTGATGTGGCAGGGAATGTGGTCAATGGGCTTTTTACCTGAGCTATTGACGATAATGTTGATTTTATTTTAAGTAAATAAAGAACACAGATACCTTTTTAGCTTAAAGAAAAAACCCTAACCTAGGGCCAAAGTACTTTCCTCTCCTTTTAAAAAACTGATCATAATAGACGGCCCCCTGAATTCCTATACTCCATTTGTTGTAAAATTCCTTCCGCAAACTAAATTGAGCAGGAAAAGTTATGCCTTGTGAATATTCGTCTATAAGAAAAAAACCGCGGTATTCTTGTTTGTCCTCATTGAAATATACCGGTGCATAGTAATTATTCCGATCCACGAACATGCCTATTCCAACTCCTCCCTCTAGCAAAATAGAAAATGGTAGTGCTATTTTTCTATTGACCATAAATGAAAAATGATCCGAAGTAAGTGTCCCTTCAAGTGGAAGTGGCATTACCATTATCGGTGTTCCGGCCATCGATTCTCGACAATAATTGTTCCAAGAACGATTAAGAGAAACACCCATGGACCATTGATTATTTAATTGATAGAAAAACCCTAGGTTTGCATTAATGCCGACACTTGGTAACTCTATGGCCCTTTGATCGCCAATTGTAAAATAGCCGAGGTTAAAATGCAGGTCTAAATTTTGGGCTAATAGCTCACCTATAGTACAAAACAAAAGGCCGGCTATTGTTAAAAGCTTTCTCATAAATTACTATTAAAAACGGTACCGTATTTCCGGACCTAAATGAAATGCGCCAATGCTGTAGAAGGGAGTAATAAATAAGCCTGTTTTTACTCCGGCAAAAAGATTTTCTCCGATATTTTTACTGAAATTTAATTCCAAAGGCATTATAAAATCTCTGTAGAATTCAGTGATTTGCGTAGCCTGATCGATTTCATCACTGCTGTACTCCAGATAGTACCCAATACCTGTGCCCACAGCCAGCGACCATCCTTTTTTTAACGGAAATTTTTTTTGAAAAGTAAGGTAAAAAAGGTTTGTGTTCTCCCGGATTTTTAAGCCATTTCTATCAGAAGTATGATTGAAGCGTCCAAACATATAATTGGAAGACAAGGCAAATTTTTCATTGAAATGATAGTCAAACTTTATCCCGTAAGAGGGTCCAAGTGTTCCTTTGGAGTAGTTCCCAAAACTTGTTGGTGAAAATACACCCGCATAAATAGCCTTATCATATTGCTGCGCAAAAGTGACTGATACTACCAAATTGAGAAAAATAACAATTACAAATTTCTTCATAGCGTTGCAAAATTAGGAAATTAAGCAACAACTAGCTGGTTTTTAGTTCATTATATGAGCCTTATATGTCTAATCTACTATAAATTAGGTTATTGTAATAATAGATTAGTAGATTAGATTATTTTTTCAAGCCATTGATGGCGTCATATCTTTTTTGTAGATCTTGAAGGTCTGACTCCTCATCGATGGAGGTTTTGGCCAAATTCAGGATCATTTTGGCGTGTTTATTTATTATTTGCTTCTGTTGTTTGTCTTCAGTAAAATCAGAAAGAGTGGCCATGGCCGCCATCAAATGGATAATCACAGGTGGGTTCCCTTTGGCGTATTGGCGGATGGCATTGAAGGCAGCTCCCATCATTCCTTCAAAGGTCAGGGGGTTGGCATAAATCCTCAACCGATTGTCCTTTCCCAGCCGATATGGAGAGGGAAATTTTACGGTGGTAAGGTAGGCAATGGTGTTGCTTAAATTATCAATGCATGCAATGGCGGTATAAGGATCATTTACGCCCGGGGACAGCGCCCTGGCTGCTATTTCCACCATTTGATGAATGGCATGTTCCGCATCCTGTTCCGATGTTCGGGTTTTTCCCGTTAAAAAGCTTTTTTGAATAGTTTTTAACTCTTCTTCTTTTAGCTTGCTATAGGAATAAAGCTTTCCCATTTCCTTACCGGGAAAAACGTAATCACCCGGGCGAAAATAAAGTTCTAAGTAGAGGTCCTTCTCTAAAACCTCCTCCATCAGCCGGTCTCCATCGACATATTGCAAATAGCCTTCTTTATCACTTTTTAAAGATAGATTATAGGAGTAGTTGGATCTAATTTTCTCCAAATCGAAATTTGAGTCTGCAGCTTCCCCTATTTCTTCCGGAAATAGTGTTTTTAAGTTTTGGGAAAGATTTTTTGAAATTTTACCTATGATATTGTCGGCTTGTATGCTATTGGCCACATGGTGGATAAAAACAATAAGTAAAACAATATTTGCCAAGGTCATAACCAAGGCAAAAAAGACTGAAATAACTGGTGTAAACTCAAATTCATCTGTATCCTTTACCGTGTTTAACACAATCAAACAGTAAATAAATAAAGAAACGTATGTCCCTAAAACTGTTTGGTTAATCCGGTCATACATAAAATTTTTGATCAATCTAGGACCAAATTGATTACTTGCCAGTGTAAGGGCCACCAAAGTAATCGAAAATACAGTTCCTGCTACCCCAATCATGGCGCCGGCAATTGTGCTGAGAATATTTTTGGCCGCATCCGGACTGCCGGGAAATAAATACTTCCACGCGCCCTTGGGATCAACCGCCTGCATACTGTCTAAATATACAAGCCAAAAGGGAAGGGCAATGCCTAAAATAATAATCCATACAGGTACAAACCAAAATGTAGACTTAAGTTTAGACCACCAGAAAAGCAATTTCTTCATAATTAAAACATGTCAGTGACTAAATCTAAGTTACCTAATATCGCTTAATATCCTACCAAAACGAAATTTTGAGAGGATTACATTGAGCAATAAATTTCCTATTTTATGTGGATTTAGTTATCCTTACCAGATGTAAAATTGTTAGAATAGGTTGTCAAATATCTTTTTTCCATTTTTGATAAAAATTGATAACCTTCCCCAAGCCTGCCTATCGCTTCACAGTAAAAGCAGCCACCATTCCTGAAGTAACAATGCCCATGATTGGTGCCCCTAGAATACTTTGAATCAGGTAACTTTTGAAATTAAAATAATCATTGGCCTCTTGCTGGGGCATTTTACCGGAGTTTACTGCATAAGAAATGACGTTTTCAAAATAGTCAGGCGTGATGATGGAGAGTGTAATCCACTGGGTAAGTGGGGTAAGAATGGTGACTACCAGTGTAATCAGCAAACCGGTTTTGACTCCCTGCCAGTAGGTCATTTTGCCCCCGTAGTAGACCTTTCTTTTTTCCAATAAACCCAATACATAAATGAGAATGGCAGGAATTGCAATAAAATTAGTATAAGTAGCATGATGAGCAATGAACCTGTCATGCAAGCCTACGGAGCGTTCGATAAACATCCAAATTAAGCCCATAAAGGCAAAGATTAAACCCCACTTAATTTCAATGAGATACTTTTTCATTACTTAATTTTTTACATCGAATACAATCCAAAGGTATTTCCTTCGGTATCCATACCTATTGCACAGTAGCCATGCTCTCCAATTTGAAATTTAGGCTGAACCACTTGACCTCCTGCTGCTGCTATTCTACTTTGTTCGACAGCACAGTCTTTACAAGAAAAATAGATCAGTGTACCTCCGGTTCCGGGCTTCATTTCGCTTGATTTTACCAATGCCCCTGATGCATTAATCCCACCATCAACATATGGGAAACAAACCATTCTTAGGTCTCCTGCTCCTTCCGGTACTTTCATTTCCTCTAAGGTTTGGTCTAATACTTGGCTATAAAATTTCTTGGCCCGCTCCATGTCCTCGACATAAATTTCAAACCAATTTACGGGATTTACTTTTGAGTTCATAAGATGTTGTTTAGCAGTTTAATTGTATAATAAACATTTGTAAAATTATTGATTAGGTTCAAAGATCTTTAGGTATACTTAAATTCTATTTACTTTAACCCGGACTTTGTAATAGGATTCTCCGCCCAATAGCCAGGAGTGAAGCCTGTCCCATGCTTATGGGAAGTGTTGCAATCGCAAGAAGTTCATGCTGTTTGGAGATTTTAGCATAGCACCGCTATGGTGAAATTGATAACAGCAACGAAGTAGTTAATTTTGAAGCGATTTCAGCAAGTAATTGATTGTCTATTGCATATATTGGGTTTAATTCTAAAATTACTTAAAGCTACATTCAAATCATTTTCAATTTTTTTTGTTCACAATGTAATGAATGCAATATTACTGGCATTTGGTAATTCTCAAAAAAGCAAAGCCTTCTTACCAATGTACATAAATTTTGCCTGTACTTTTTCCTGATTCCAGCGAAGCATGGGCCTCAGCTAAATTTTCAATAGAATAATTTCCTCCCACTTTAGGAGCTATTTTTTTGTTTTCATATAGCATGATAAGTTCATTCAAGCAAGTGCCGATTACTTCCACCTTATGGTCTGCAAAGCGCAACATATTCACCCCGATTACTGCCTGTGCTTTCATCATCATGAAAAGTGGACTAATAAAACCGGTTTTTAATAAAAAAGAAAGGTCATTGACCAGGTTGTCTTTTTGCCCACTTCTGGCGGCACCACCAAAACAAAATAGCTTGCCACCATAATTCAGTAGCTTTAAATCTCTTTTGAAACTATTTCCTGCTACAGCATTAAAAACATGATCTATAGATCGTTTACCTAAGTTTTTTTTGATCCAATCTTTATAGTCTGTCTCTTTATAATTGATGGGATAATCTACTTTTAAATCTCTTAAGTAATCCATTTTTTCAGTGGTACTACATAGGCCGACTACTGTCACACCTTTTAATTGACACAACTGGGTAAGTGCTGTACCTACTCCTCCCGCGCAGGCATGAATCAGGGCAATTTCCCCCTTCCGGACCTGTTGAAAATAATGGCTCATATAGTATGCTGTGCAATATTGGGTGGCTAATGCACAGGCTTCTCCACCAGAAATTTCTTCCGAAATTACGCCTAAAGCCTTGTAATCAGCCAAAGCTTCAGTTGCATATCCCCCAAATCGAGTAAAAGCCACCACTCGCTTTCCTTCCAGAGCAACCGGTACTTTGGCACCAGCTTTTTTTACTTTCCCTACGACTTCATATCCGGGAACAAAAGGCAATTTAGGGGCTTCTTTATACAGTCCATTTCTTGCCATCACATCAGCATAATTTAATCCAAAACCTTCCACCTCAATTTGTACCTCATTTTCCTTAGGTACAAGAGAAGAGGCTTCTTGAATTTTGAAAGCCTTGTTAGCAGGTCCATATTCAACTATTGTTGCCTGTTTCATTTTAACTTAGAGAACTTGTTACATCAATATACAATGTTTTCTTGAATTCCAGAGTATTGTAAGTGGTAGAAATAGTTATTGACTTTTAAGGAGGTAGGAGGATTGCCTGCAATTTTTTCTATTGGACAAAAGTGAAAAACTGTTGTTAAATAAACATAATTGAATATTTTTAACCTTTACAAAAACCACTAACAGATGAAAAATATTTTAAACCGTAGAAAATTTTTACAATACTCCGGAATCGCAGGATCTGCTGCTTTATTGACCGGAAAAGCTTTTGCTAAACCTTACAGGCCTGAAAAGGAGCATGAAATAGGCCTTTCAAAGTGGGAATTGGAGACGCCTTCTTTGTGTCTGGATTTGGACATTATGGAAGAGAACCTTAAAAAGGTTCATATAAACCTTCAAGGAACAGGGATTGGTGTAAGGCCACATACCAAAACCCACAAATGCCCTGCCCTAGCAAAACTTCAAATGGAAGCCGGAGCGGTAGGTGTGTGTACGGCCAAACTTGCTGAATCTCAAGTGATGCTGGAAAATGGAATTTCAGAGGTGCTTATGACAGGAGTGAACATTGGTAAAGGAAAAATCCGGAAGGCCATGCAATTGCGTAAAGCCCATAAAGGATTTATCCAGGCCGTAGATAACAAACAAAACGCCCAAGACTTACAGGATGCTGCCAAGGAGGCGGGGGTTGTCGCTGATGTAGTGGTTGATTTGGATGTAATTAGGCGATCAGGAGTTCCTACCGGTTTGCCGGCACTTGAGTTGGCACAATTGGTAGATCAACTTCCAAATTTGAGTTTTAAAGGGATTTTGGCCTATGATGGTGGGGCACAACATATTAAAGGTTTTCAAAAGAGAAAGGAAAGAACCATCCAAACCTTTGGTCCTGTATCTGAGACCTATGCAATGATGAAAAAATCCGGTTTGAATATGGAGATTTTTAGTGGTGCAGGTACCGGTACATACAATATGATGGATGATGTACCCGGGTTTACCGACGTTCAGGTTGGTAGTTATTTGTTTATGGATACGCAATACATGGCCATTGGCAGTAAAACCAATGAAAGTTTGTATGATGATTTTGATCCGGCACTTACAGTCTTGGCAACTGTGATCAATACCAATCATCCTAATCGACTGATAACGGACTCGGGTGCGAAAGCTTTAACGATTAATAAGCCGAGTGGCCAGGTGATTGGCGAAACAGGTTTTAACTATAATGCCGGTTCAGATGAATACGGAACAGTAACTTTTGAAAGCTCCAATAAAACTTACAAAACGGGTGATATTCTGGAAGTAATTGTTCCTCATTGTGATCCTGTTGTGAATTTATACGACCGCATCTACGGTATTCGCAATGGAAAAGTAGCCGAGATTTTGCCTATTTTAGGAAGGGGACAATCTCGGTAATTTGAATGGATAGGATATGCCTTATCATGGAACAGAATACTCTTCCATTTTTTTTGTTTAGGTATAAATGTCCGCTTAACCTTGGTATGGCTTGTATTTATCTTTTTATTAAAATACAAGCCATACCCAACAAGCTATGATAATCCCCCTTGGCCCAAATGGCTATTGATTAACCATTGCTCAGGCTTTGATT of the Cyclobacterium marinum DSM 745 genome contains:
- a CDS encoding quinone oxidoreductase family protein, with translation MKQATIVEYGPANKAFKIQEASSLVPKENEVQIEVEGFGLNYADVMARNGLYKEAPKLPFVPGYEVVGKVKKAGAKVPVALEGKRVVAFTRFGGYATEALADYKALGVISEEISGGEACALATQYCTAYYMSHYFQQVRKGEIALIHACAGGVGTALTQLCQLKGVTVVGLCSTTEKMDYLRDLKVDYPINYKETDYKDWIKKNLGKRSIDHVFNAVAGNSFKRDLKLLNYGGKLFCFGGAARSGQKDNLVNDLSFLLKTGFISPLFMMMKAQAVIGVNMLRFADHKVEVIGTCLNELIMLYENKKIAPKVGGNYSIENLAEAHASLESGKSTGKIYVHW
- a CDS encoding alanine racemase produces the protein MKNILNRRKFLQYSGIAGSAALLTGKAFAKPYRPEKEHEIGLSKWELETPSLCLDLDIMEENLKKVHINLQGTGIGVRPHTKTHKCPALAKLQMEAGAVGVCTAKLAESQVMLENGISEVLMTGVNIGKGKIRKAMQLRKAHKGFIQAVDNKQNAQDLQDAAKEAGVVADVVVDLDVIRRSGVPTGLPALELAQLVDQLPNLSFKGILAYDGGAQHIKGFQKRKERTIQTFGPVSETYAMMKKSGLNMEIFSGAGTGTYNMMDDVPGFTDVQVGSYLFMDTQYMAIGSKTNESLYDDFDPALTVLATVINTNHPNRLITDSGAKALTINKPSGQVIGETGFNYNAGSDEYGTVTFESSNKTYKTGDILEVIVPHCDPVVNLYDRIYGIRNGKVAEILPILGRGQSR
- a CDS encoding DUF2254 domain-containing protein, which translates into the protein MKKLLFWWSKLKSTFWFVPVWIIILGIALPFWLVYLDSMQAVDPKGAWKYLFPGSPDAAKNILSTIAGAMIGVAGTVFSITLVALTLASNQFGPRLIKNFMYDRINQTVLGTYVSLFIYCLIVLNTVKDTDEFEFTPVISVFFALVMTLANIVLLIVFIHHVANSIQADNIIGKISKNLSQNLKTLFPEEIGEAADSNFDLEKIRSNYSYNLSLKSDKEGYLQYVDGDRLMEEVLEKDLYLELYFRPGDYVFPGKEMGKLYSYSKLKEEELKTIQKSFLTGKTRTSEQDAEHAIHQMVEIAARALSPGVNDPYTAIACIDNLSNTIAYLTTVKFPSPYRLGKDNRLRIYANPLTFEGMMGAAFNAIRQYAKGNPPVIIHLMAAMATLSDFTEDKQQKQIINKHAKMILNLAKTSIDEESDLQDLQKRYDAINGLKK
- a CDS encoding VOC family protein; this translates as MNSKVNPVNWFEIYVEDMERAKKFYSQVLDQTLEEMKVPEGAGDLRMVCFPYVDGGINASGALVKSSEMKPGTGGTLIYFSCKDCAVEQSRIAAAGGQVVQPKFQIGEHGYCAIGMDTEGNTFGLYSM
- a CDS encoding DUF4199 domain-containing protein; the protein is MKKYLIEIKWGLIFAFMGLIWMFIERSVGLHDRFIAHHATYTNFIAIPAILIYVLGLLEKRKVYYGGKMTYWQGVKTGLLITLVVTILTPLTQWITLSIITPDYFENVISYAVNSGKMPQQEANDYFNFKSYLIQSILGAPIMGIVTSGMVAAFTVKR
- a CDS encoding outer membrane beta-barrel protein, whose product is MKKFVIVIFLNLVVSVTFAQQYDKAIYAGVFSPTSFGNYSKGTLGPSYGIKFDYHFNEKFALSSNYMFGRFNHTSDRNGLKIRENTNLFYLTFQKKFPLKKGWSLAVGTGIGYYLEYSSDEIDQATQITEFYRDFIMPLELNFSKNIGENLFAGVKTGLFITPFYSIGAFHLGPEIRYRF
- a CDS encoding DUF1501 domain-containing protein yields the protein MCNHHKKHWFRAYPDLHELEKKIDRRHFLTKTAMGMGGLALASLFSNDGLMAKGMETMLGSGLPGLPHHAPKAKRIIYLFQSGGPSQLDLFDYKPGLSDRHGQDLPESIRGGQRLTGMSANQSIFPVAQSSFKFQQYGKSRTWVSELMPHMAEVVDELCFIKSMITEQINHDPAITFMQTGHQLPGRPSMGAWLSYGLGSENQNLPGFVVLVSKDAVRDQPLYARLWGNGFLPSQHQGVQFRSGKDPVLFLSNPENYDGHDRKEMLDYLKDLNGIQYDTYGDPEINARIAQYEMAFRMQTSVPEVSDMSDEPDWVFDLYGESSRDPGTYAANCLLARKLIEKDVKFVQLYHQGWDQHGNLPNGIKNQCAKTDQASAALIKDLKQRGLLEDTLVVWGGEFGRTVYSQGTLTADNYGRDHHPRCFTMWMAGAGVKPGFTYGETDDFGYNVTKDPVHVHDFHASLMHLFGVDHEKLIFKHQGRRYRLTDVAGNVVNGLFT
- a CDS encoding transporter; translation: MRKLLTIAGLLFCTIGELLAQNLDLHFNLGYFTIGDQRAIELPSVGINANLGFFYQLNNQWSMGVSLNRSWNNYCRESMAGTPIMVMPLPLEGTLTSDHFSFMVNRKIALPFSILLEGGVGIGMFVDRNNYYAPVYFNEDKQEYRGFFLIDEYSQGITFPAQFSLRKEFYNKWSIGIQGAVYYDQFFKRRGKYFGPRLGFFL
- a CDS encoding DUF1553 domain-containing protein codes for the protein MSIRWIHLFLVILAFSCQPSLPEPIAQEMEKLPEQVDFNIHVKPILSDNCFSCHGPDEAAREAGMRLDLPKAAYTATKESGKIPISPGKLKQSEVFHRIISEDPNFQMPTPESHLTLTNRQKAILIKWIQSGAAYRPHWAFITPELPKIPAPKIQNWSMKPIDLFVGQQLFEHGFEPSPPASKELLLRRLSLDITGLPPSLEELDAFLADSSENAYEKQVDRLLKSAHYGEQMALYWMDLARFADTHGYTVDRFRDMSPWRDWVIDAYNQNMPYDQFITEQLAGDQLPNPTKNQKLATAFNRIHPQNMEGGIVQEEFRVEYVADRTNTLGKAFMALSLECARCHDHKFDPISQKEYFQLSSFFNQVDEAGQISWDNAMPVPTMLWTDEQKGNLLKMLKADISQAEKALSAIKIEELAKFEAWINNESYRNTRFFNPSQSLLSHFDFDKTPLQDNMNSKVQGIMESNGEKSKQPELVEGYKGKAASLNGDSWLKMGGVGSFSKDQPFSVGIWVNIPSDLENGVIFHTGNGAVLFNRRGYHLYLKDNKLEMILAHTAPYNVISNLTIEGIPRDQWVHLLMTYDGSSKAAGIKTYANGKLMPAEMSRDNLYKDILFNGNNQAGIQVGAVWRGRGLKGAAVDELQIFNKELTPLEILDWLQPEEFAQLISKNPTELSAADKKAFEAFYWHNVSKKYQYQLKVVEKARSEHTAEVEPVQEVMVMEDMDPPRPTYILERGEYAAHGEKVDAGTPESILPMPEDYPKNRLGLAQWLADPKHPLTARVAVNRLWQQFFGKGLVATSSDFGNQGEMPSHPELLDWLAVTFRTSGWDVKKLQKMILMSATYRQSSLAGKDLQEKDPDNTWLARGPSGRMAGEMIRDNALFASSMLGKTIGGPSVKPYQPEGLWSVNGGQYVEDTGENLFRRSLYTLWKRSVPNPTLHIFDAPERSEATIKRQETNTPLQALVLMNDPIYVEIAKVMGMQIASEQDTGKAIQNAFRKLTGRFPKDAELAVLLRLKEAELEKFKKSPEKMAGWLNTGAYLVKENPDQYEWAANTVVASAILNADATITKR